In a single window of the Terrirubrum flagellatum genome:
- a CDS encoding esterase-like activity of phytase family protein, which produces MKQLSLLFALAAATALTPVAARADQAFPAAVAGHAIMPAESFIDAPADAPEDLKISGKYTTGKRVDQLGSVMGLSADRPTGVSVPFKGQPLQGHSGIKTMPDGTFWIITDNGFGAKANSQDSMLYLNRYRIDWKEGKWERLETIFLHDPDKKVPFRIVHEGTAKRYLTGADFDTESFQIIGDTIWIGDEFGPYLLKTDKSGKVLGFFETLADGKPVRSPDHYTMTAPATPTATLDFNARRSKGFEGMAASKDGKFLYALLEGPLWDKDRKDWEKTEGGREYLRILEFDVAGEKWTGRHWKYVMEANGNAIGDFNMIDATTGLIIERDNGEGTADKACPQGQKAPNCFSDVAKFKRVYKVELNDANVGGVARKIGHIDLMKMQDPNKLARKPLTEGALAFPFFTIENVDVVDATHIVVGNDNNLPFSSSRDPNKADDNELVLLEVEAFLKAK; this is translated from the coding sequence ATGAAACAATTGTCCCTTCTCTTCGCCCTCGCCGCCGCCACGGCGCTGACGCCGGTCGCGGCGCGCGCCGATCAGGCCTTTCCGGCCGCCGTCGCCGGCCATGCGATCATGCCCGCCGAGAGCTTTATCGACGCGCCGGCCGACGCGCCGGAGGATCTGAAGATTTCGGGCAAATACACCACGGGCAAGCGCGTCGATCAGCTCGGTTCGGTGATGGGGCTTTCGGCCGATCGCCCGACCGGCGTGTCCGTTCCGTTCAAGGGCCAGCCGCTGCAGGGCCATTCCGGCATCAAGACCATGCCCGACGGCACATTCTGGATCATCACCGACAACGGCTTCGGCGCGAAGGCGAACAGCCAGGATTCGATGCTCTATCTCAACCGCTATCGCATCGACTGGAAGGAAGGAAAGTGGGAGCGCCTCGAAACCATCTTCCTGCATGATCCCGACAAAAAAGTGCCGTTCCGCATCGTCCATGAAGGCACTGCGAAGCGCTATCTCACCGGCGCGGATTTCGACACCGAGAGCTTCCAGATCATCGGCGACACTATCTGGATCGGCGACGAGTTCGGCCCCTATCTCCTGAAGACCGACAAATCGGGCAAGGTGCTCGGCTTCTTCGAGACGCTCGCCGACGGCAAGCCGGTGCGCTCGCCCGACCATTACACGATGACGGCGCCGGCGACGCCGACCGCGACGCTCGATTTCAATGCGCGCCGCTCGAAGGGCTTTGAAGGTATGGCGGCGTCGAAGGATGGCAAATTCCTCTACGCCCTGCTCGAAGGTCCGCTGTGGGATAAAGACCGCAAGGACTGGGAGAAGACAGAAGGCGGCCGCGAATATCTGCGCATCCTCGAATTCGATGTCGCCGGCGAGAAGTGGACCGGCCGTCACTGGAAATATGTGATGGAGGCCAATGGCAACGCCATCGGCGACTTCAACATGATCGACGCCACGACGGGCCTGATCATCGAGCGCGACAATGGTGAAGGCACCGCCGACAAGGCCTGCCCGCAGGGCCAGAAGGCGCCGAATTGCTTCAGCGACGTCGCGAAGTTCAAGCGCGTCTACAAGGTTGAGCTCAATGACGCCAACGTCGGCGGCGTCGCGCGCAAGATCGGCCATATCGATCTCATGAAGATGCAGGACCCGAACAAACTCGCGCGCAAGCCGCTCACCGAAGGCGCGCTCGCTTTCCCCTTCTTCACGATCGAGAATGTCGATGTGGTCGACGCCACGCATATCGTCGTCGGCAACGACAACAACCTGCCCTTCTCGTCGAGCCGCGATCCGAACAAGGCCGACGACAATGAGCTGGTGCTGCTCGAGGTCGAGGCGTTCCTGAAGGCGAAGTAA
- the mutS gene encoding DNA mismatch repair protein MutS yields the protein MLKRTAEDENGAGAAEKVTPMMAQYLEIKAANPDCLLFYRMGDFYELFFEDAEIASRALGIVLTKRGKHRGEDIRMCGVPVERANDYLQRLIGLGHRVAVCEQIEDPAEAKKRGSKSVVRRDVVRLVTPGTVTEEALLDPSRASLLVAVARTRAGENLWSYGLAAVDITTGAFSLSETQQAGLGAELARLDAKEIVVPDSIFDDPELKALWREIRASVTPIPREGFDGASAERRLLDFYGVSTLDGFGRFSRAQIAAAAAAIVYVERTQKAARPALSPPGESSAENVLRIDAATRANLELTRTLSGQREGSLLAAIDRTLTPGGGRLIAERLAGPLTDLALIHARQDSITFFVGDANLREETRRRLKAAPDGARALSRIALDRGGPRDLAAIRDMVDAARDLADILSDRIEIPAEIKAAANDLRALDPDMAGRLAAALRDELPLMKRDGGFVREGFEPALDELRDLRDESRRVIAALQARLAEETGVRQLRIKHNNFLGYFIEVPQAAGEQFARPPLNATFIHRQTMQGAMRFSTTELGELEQKIASAADRALSLELSIFGDLANMVLREGDAIKRAAQALCAIDVAAALAHLADDLGWTRPLVDDSRAFAIAGGRHPVVEAALRKDGEPFVANDSDLSSPSGADGGRILLVTGPNMAGKSTYLRQNALIAVLAQMGAYVPARDARLGVVDRLFSRVGAADDLARGRSTFMVEMIETAAILNQATGRSLVILDEIGRGTATFDGLSIAWATIEHLHEINRCRALFATHFHELTQLAKKLPRIANATMRVTEFEGDVVFLHEVTSGAADRSYGIQVAKLAGLPASVVERARTLLSELEATERARPVKDLIDDLPLFAAQVRQVAPATPEKKDELREALTDVHPDEMTPREALEALYKLKGLAAK from the coding sequence ATGCTGAAACGAACCGCCGAGGACGAGAACGGAGCGGGCGCGGCCGAAAAGGTCACGCCCATGATGGCGCAATATCTGGAGATCAAGGCCGCCAATCCGGACTGCCTCCTGTTCTACCGGATGGGCGATTTCTACGAGCTGTTCTTCGAGGACGCCGAGATCGCCTCGCGCGCGCTCGGCATCGTTCTGACCAAGCGCGGCAAGCATCGCGGCGAAGACATCCGGATGTGCGGCGTGCCCGTCGAGCGCGCCAACGACTATCTCCAGCGGCTGATCGGCCTCGGCCATCGCGTCGCGGTCTGCGAGCAGATCGAGGACCCGGCGGAAGCGAAGAAGCGCGGCTCGAAATCGGTGGTGCGCCGCGACGTGGTGCGGCTCGTGACACCGGGCACCGTGACCGAGGAGGCGCTGCTCGATCCGTCACGCGCGAGCCTGCTCGTCGCGGTGGCGCGCACGCGCGCCGGCGAAAATCTCTGGAGCTATGGCCTCGCCGCCGTCGACATCACCACCGGCGCCTTTTCGCTGAGCGAGACGCAGCAGGCCGGCCTCGGCGCCGAACTCGCACGGCTCGACGCCAAGGAAATCGTCGTCCCGGATTCGATCTTCGATGACCCCGAACTGAAGGCGCTGTGGCGCGAGATTCGCGCCTCTGTGACGCCGATCCCGCGTGAGGGATTCGATGGCGCATCGGCCGAAAGGCGGCTGCTCGATTTCTATGGCGTCTCCACGCTCGACGGCTTCGGCCGCTTCTCCCGCGCGCAGATCGCCGCAGCCGCGGCTGCGATCGTCTATGTCGAGCGCACGCAGAAAGCTGCGCGGCCGGCGCTGTCGCCGCCGGGCGAATCCAGCGCCGAAAATGTGCTGCGCATCGACGCGGCGACGCGCGCCAATCTCGAACTCACGCGCACGCTGTCTGGTCAGCGCGAAGGTTCGCTGCTGGCCGCGATCGACCGCACGCTGACGCCGGGGGGCGGCCGTCTCATCGCCGAGCGACTCGCGGGCCCACTCACTGATCTCGCGCTTATCCATGCGCGCCAGGATTCGATCACCTTCTTCGTTGGCGATGCAAATTTGCGCGAGGAGACGCGGCGAAGATTGAAGGCGGCGCCAGACGGCGCGCGCGCCTTGTCCCGCATCGCGCTCGACCGCGGCGGCCCGCGCGATCTCGCCGCCATCCGCGACATGGTCGATGCGGCGCGCGACCTCGCCGACATCCTGTCGGACCGCATCGAGATTCCCGCTGAGATCAAGGCGGCCGCTAATGATCTGCGCGCACTTGACCCTGACATGGCCGGGCGGCTCGCCGCAGCGCTGCGCGATGAGCTGCCGCTGATGAAGCGCGATGGCGGCTTCGTGCGCGAAGGTTTCGAGCCGGCGCTCGATGAATTGCGCGATCTGCGCGACGAGAGTCGCCGCGTCATCGCCGCTTTGCAGGCGCGCCTCGCTGAGGAGACCGGCGTGCGCCAGTTGCGCATCAAGCATAATAATTTTCTCGGCTATTTCATCGAGGTTCCGCAAGCCGCCGGCGAGCAGTTCGCGCGGCCGCCGCTCAATGCGACCTTCATTCATCGCCAGACAATGCAGGGCGCGATGCGCTTCTCGACGACGGAGCTTGGCGAGCTCGAACAGAAGATCGCTTCAGCCGCCGATCGCGCCCTGTCGCTCGAACTCTCGATCTTCGGCGATCTCGCGAACATGGTTCTGCGCGAGGGCGACGCGATCAAGCGCGCAGCGCAGGCGCTCTGCGCGATCGATGTCGCCGCCGCGCTCGCTCATCTCGCCGATGATCTCGGCTGGACGCGGCCGCTCGTCGATGACAGCCGCGCCTTCGCGATCGCGGGCGGACGGCACCCGGTCGTCGAAGCCGCATTGCGCAAGGACGGCGAACCCTTCGTCGCCAATGATTCCGATTTGTCCTCGCCTTCAGGCGCTGATGGCGGCCGCATCCTGCTCGTCACCGGCCCGAACATGGCGGGTAAATCGACTTATCTCCGGCAGAACGCGCTGATCGCGGTGCTGGCGCAGATGGGCGCCTATGTCCCGGCGCGCGACGCGCGTCTCGGGGTGGTCGATCGGCTGTTCAGTCGTGTCGGCGCGGCCGATGATCTCGCGCGCGGGCGTTCGACCTTCATGGTCGAGATGATCGAGACGGCCGCCATCCTCAATCAGGCGACGGGCCGCTCGCTCGTCATCCTCGATGAAATCGGCCGCGGCACCGCGACTTTCGACGGCCTCTCCATCGCATGGGCGACGATCGAACATCTGCATGAGATCAATCGCTGCCGCGCTCTGTTCGCGACGCATTTTCATGAGCTGACGCAGCTTGCGAAGAAACTGCCGCGCATCGCCAACGCAACGATGCGCGTGACCGAATTCGAAGGCGACGTGGTGTTCCTGCATGAGGTGACGTCGGGCGCGGCCGACCGCTCCTACGGCATTCAGGTGGCGAAGCTGGCGGGGCTGCCGGCGAGCGTGGTCGAGCGCGCGCGCACCTTGTTGTCGGAGCTCGAAGCGACCGAGCGCGCGCGGCCGGTAAAGGATCTCATTGACGATCTGCCGCTATTCGCAGCGCAGGTCCGGCAGGTAGCGCCCGCGACGCCGGAGAAAAAGGACGAATTGCGCGAGGCGCTCACCGACGTTCATCCCGACGAGATGACGCCGCGCGAGGCGCTGGAGGCGCTGTATAAATTGAAGGGGTTGGCGGCGAAGTAA
- a CDS encoding NAD(P)/FAD-dependent oxidoreductase: MTSTLVIGAGVVGLACAAALAKRGHDVIVAEKADGIGTGVSSRNSEVIHGGMYYPAGSLRAKHCVRGRRMLYEFCNARGAPLKKTGKLIVATNEAEEKKIASIQAQGVANGVEGLVLIDGAKARAMEPALRCTAAAWSPETGVVDSHAMMLALQGEIEDHGGMIAFETPVERIARVGAEWRVTFGGAAGGEFLFDAIVNSAGLGAQEIASAMEEYPRARIPKRVLAKGNYFLYAGKPVFTHLIYPAPVDGGLGTHVTLDLSGRMKFGPDVEWIDREFYEVNPARAESFYASIRRYFPTLPDGSLVPDYSGIRPKITGPGEQPRDFVIDGPPEHGLAGVVHLFGIESPGLTSSLSIAEDVAEMIGAS; the protein is encoded by the coding sequence ATGACCTCGACATTGGTGATCGGCGCGGGAGTGGTGGGCCTCGCCTGCGCTGCGGCGCTGGCGAAGCGCGGCCATGACGTCATCGTCGCGGAAAAGGCCGACGGGATTGGCACCGGCGTCTCCTCCCGCAACAGCGAGGTGATCCATGGCGGCATGTATTATCCCGCGGGTTCGCTGCGCGCGAAGCACTGCGTCCGTGGCCGGCGTATGCTCTATGAATTTTGCAATGCGCGCGGCGCGCCGCTGAAGAAGACCGGCAAGCTGATCGTCGCAACGAACGAAGCGGAAGAGAAGAAGATCGCGTCCATCCAGGCGCAGGGCGTCGCGAACGGCGTCGAAGGGCTTGTGCTGATTGACGGCGCGAAGGCGCGCGCCATGGAGCCGGCGCTGAGATGCACCGCGGCCGCATGGTCGCCGGAGACCGGCGTCGTCGACAGCCACGCGATGATGCTCGCGCTGCAGGGCGAGATCGAGGATCACGGCGGCATGATCGCTTTCGAGACGCCGGTGGAGCGCATTGCGCGCGTCGGCGCGGAATGGCGCGTGACGTTCGGCGGCGCCGCAGGCGGCGAATTTTTATTCGACGCGATCGTGAACAGCGCTGGCCTCGGCGCGCAGGAGATTGCGAGCGCGATGGAGGAGTATCCGCGCGCGCGCATTCCGAAACGCGTGCTCGCGAAGGGCAACTATTTCTTATACGCGGGCAAGCCGGTTTTCACTCACCTGATTTATCCCGCGCCCGTCGATGGCGGGCTTGGCACGCATGTCACGCTCGACCTCTCCGGCCGCATGAAATTCGGCCCCGATGTCGAATGGATCGATCGCGAATTCTACGAGGTGAATCCGGCGCGCGCCGAGAGCTTCTACGCTTCGATCCGCCGCTATTTTCCGACGCTGCCTGATGGATCGCTGGTGCCTGATTATTCCGGCATTCGCCCCAAAATCACGGGGCCGGGCGAGCAGCCCCGGGACTTCGTCATCGACGGGCCGCCGGAACATGGGCTCGCGGGCGTCGTGCATCTCTTCGGCATCGAGTCGCCGGGGCTGACGTCGTCGCTGTCGATTGCGGAGGATGTGGCGGAGATGATTGGCGCATCTTGA
- a CDS encoding NADP-dependent malic enzyme, which translates to MSEQSKGRTRPTFTDQEALDFHSRGRPGKLEVVATKPMATQRDLSLAYSPGVAVPVLAIADDPLKAFDYTTKGNMVAVITNGTAILGLGNRGALAAKPVMEGKSVLFKRFADIDSIDLEVDTEDPDAFINCVRYLGKGFGGINLEDIKAPECFIIEERLKELLDIPVFHDDQHGTAIIAAAGIMNALELTGRKPETTTLVCNGAGAAGIACLDLLRAIGFRPENLTLVDTKGVIYEGRTEGMNQWKSAHAVKTSKRTLAEALKGADIAFGLSAKGAFNAEMIKSMAKDPIVFAMANPDPEITPEEVATVRDDAIVATGRSDYPNQVNNVLGFPYLFRGALDVRATAINMEMKVAAARALAKLAQEDVPDEVAAAYQGARPRFGRDYIIPVPFDPRLISTVPCAVAKAAMETGVAQAPIADMAAYKAHLSARRDPIAGALNRIIERVRRYPKRIVFAEGEEEQVVRAALSFVNQGMGTAILVGRDERIREMAAANGVDLGIKGLEIHNARLSKRNSIYAQFLYERLQRHGYLFRDCQRMINQDRNTFAAAMVALGDADGMVTGATRNYSVALEEVRRVIDAKPGHRVIGCSLVLARGRNVLVADTAITEMPEAKEIAEIAIEAAGVARRLGYDPRVGLLAFSTFGHPPGERSEKVKEAVRILDSMRVDFEYDGDMAADVALNRELMAQYPFCRLTGPANVLIMPAFHSASISTKLLQELGGATVIGPIIVGLDRAVQVVPLGAKDSDLVNMAALAAFNVGG; encoded by the coding sequence ATGTCAGAACAATCGAAGGGTCGCACGCGCCCGACCTTCACGGACCAGGAAGCGCTCGACTTTCATTCGCGGGGTCGGCCCGGCAAGCTCGAAGTGGTCGCCACCAAGCCGATGGCGACGCAGCGCGATCTCTCGCTCGCCTATTCGCCCGGCGTCGCCGTTCCTGTGCTCGCCATTGCCGACGATCCGCTGAAGGCGTTCGACTACACGACCAAGGGCAACATGGTCGCCGTCATCACCAATGGCACGGCGATTCTCGGCCTCGGCAATCGCGGCGCGTTGGCGGCGAAGCCGGTGATGGAAGGCAAGTCGGTTCTCTTCAAGCGCTTCGCCGACATCGATTCGATCGATCTCGAAGTCGACACCGAAGATCCGGACGCCTTCATCAATTGCGTGCGCTATCTCGGCAAGGGATTCGGCGGCATCAATCTCGAAGATATCAAGGCGCCGGAATGTTTCATCATCGAGGAGCGGCTGAAGGAGCTTCTCGATATTCCCGTCTTCCATGACGACCAGCATGGCACCGCGATCATCGCCGCCGCCGGCATCATGAACGCGCTCGAACTCACGGGCCGCAAGCCGGAGACGACGACTCTCGTCTGCAACGGCGCCGGCGCGGCTGGCATCGCCTGTCTCGATCTCTTGCGCGCCATCGGCTTTCGACCTGAGAATCTTACCCTCGTCGACACCAAAGGCGTGATCTACGAAGGCCGCACTGAGGGCATGAACCAGTGGAAATCGGCGCATGCGGTGAAGACGTCTAAACGCACGCTCGCCGAAGCGCTGAAAGGCGCCGACATCGCGTTTGGCCTTTCCGCGAAAGGCGCGTTCAACGCCGAGATGATCAAATCGATGGCGAAGGACCCGATCGTCTTCGCCATGGCCAATCCCGATCCTGAAATCACGCCGGAAGAAGTCGCGACCGTGCGCGACGACGCCATCGTCGCGACGGGACGTTCCGACTATCCCAACCAGGTCAACAACGTTCTGGGCTTTCCCTATCTCTTCCGCGGCGCGCTCGACGTGCGAGCGACCGCGATCAACATGGAGATGAAGGTCGCTGCGGCGCGCGCGCTGGCGAAGCTCGCGCAGGAGGATGTGCCGGACGAAGTCGCCGCCGCCTATCAGGGCGCGCGCCCACGCTTCGGCCGCGACTACATCATTCCCGTGCCGTTCGACCCGCGCTTGATTTCGACGGTTCCATGCGCTGTGGCCAAGGCCGCCATGGAGACGGGCGTCGCGCAGGCGCCAATCGCGGATATGGCCGCCTATAAGGCGCATCTCTCGGCGCGGCGCGATCCGATCGCCGGCGCGCTCAATCGCATCATCGAGCGCGTGCGTCGCTATCCCAAGCGCATCGTGTTCGCGGAGGGCGAGGAAGAGCAGGTGGTGCGCGCCGCCCTCTCCTTCGTCAATCAGGGCATGGGCACCGCGATCCTTGTCGGTCGCGACGAGCGCATCAGGGAGATGGCCGCGGCGAACGGCGTTGATCTCGGCATCAAGGGCCTTGAGATTCACAATGCGCGGCTCTCGAAGCGCAACAGCATCTATGCGCAGTTCCTCTATGAACGGCTGCAGCGTCACGGCTATCTCTTCCGCGACTGCCAGCGCATGATCAATCAGGACCGCAACACCTTCGCCGCAGCGATGGTGGCGCTCGGCGACGCCGACGGCATGGTGACGGGCGCGACGCGCAATTATTCCGTCGCGCTCGAAGAGGTGAGGCGCGTGATCGACGCCAAGCCCGGCCATCGCGTCATCGGCTGCTCGCTGGTGCTGGCGCGCGGCCGCAATGTGCTGGTCGCGGACACCGCGATCACGGAAATGCCGGAGGCGAAAGAGATCGCCGAGATCGCGATTGAAGCCGCCGGCGTCGCGCGGCGCCTGGGTTATGATCCGCGCGTCGGCCTGCTCGCCTTCTCGACCTTCGGTCATCCCCCGGGCGAGCGCTCGGAGAAGGTCAAGGAAGCGGTGCGCATTCTCGATTCGATGCGCGTCGATTTCGAGTATGATGGCGACATGGCGGCCGACGTCGCGCTCAATCGCGAGCTGATGGCGCAATATCCGTTCTGTCGTCTGACGGGTCCGGCGAATGTGCTCATCATGCCGGCGTTTCACTCCGCGTCGATCTCGACGAAGCTCTTGCAGGAGCTCGGCGGCGCGACGGTGATCGGGCCGATCATCGTCGGCCTCGACCGCGCCGTGCAGGTGGTGCCGCTCGGTGCGAAGGATTCCGACCTCGTCAACATGGCGGCGCTCGCAGCCTTCAACGTCGGCGGGTGA